ttgcgttatgcgagcggtccaaggttgggtgggattcctgttgtgcggtgggtaagtgaatccgaagaggttgaacggaagaaaataaatatatgtgtgcgtccggttccaagatggcgggttgagaaccacggcctgccaaatgtactgagctagctagggccaccatcgggaaccaaagcaacgtgtacgtgacataTTAATGTTGGATGTATGAGCATTTGACAATGTTGACTGATGATTAGTtgtaggtgaggttgccaatgTATTTGACAATAATGATTGTGTGATAGTTGCAGGTGTAGAAGTACATGAATTGTTAGTGTTAGTTGTCAGAGCATTTGACAATGATGATAGTGTATTAGTTGCGACTGTAGAAGTAGATGAGGCTGCCAATGTATAAGTGGATTCAGGAACATTATAAGCCAGAGCAAACGAAGATTGTGTTTGTAGATGTAGATGTGAAAGAAGATGGATGTTGAGAAGAGGCAAATGTAGACAGAGCGCGAAAATTATTAGAATAGGAACCGTTTGATGGCTGCATAGAAATTGTTAGTGGACTATGAACATTAGAGTTGACATTATTTCTGATGTTGAGATCCGGAGAATATGCAGGAACACTCAAATTATTGTTGGACGAATGCAAAGAATTGATTAGTTCTTCCTTTAGCGAGTCAAATTATTTAGAAAACTTTAGGAATTTATTATCAATAGCACTTGTGATTAGCTCAAAACCAAGCTTTTGAGCGGTGAGCACAGAATCAAGAGCTTTACAGAGTTTATCCGGCATATCCACACACTCTTCACACACGTACAAAAAATGACGATTAGATTTAATTAGTCTAATATCATAATCAGAGATATTTTTGCAACAAGCacgatgaaatatttttttgcaaaagcCGTTACACGGCACAATATTAGAATCCGACTTGGAAAAACATTTATTGCACTTTGCACAAGAATCATCCATgacaaaaaatacaaacaattaaagtaaaattgagaGAGCGGTAAACAAAAACACGACCGCACACAACGAATATCCAATATACTATgccatgtaggtcccgtccggccaatttgtagggaaaagcaagaggagcaagacacaaattggaagagaagctcggccttagatctcttcggaggttatcgcgccttacatttattttttattttagtaccgAAGTTCAATTCGAAAATCGAAGAAAGGTATCCCAAAATTTCTATGCAGTTAGGCAataattcttttaaatttttttttaatttacttcatTTATTTATTCACCTTTTTTCTTATTACTCTCTCTGGTCCATGTCGGTTTCATAATATTTTCAACAATATTACACAGTTTATCGGTGAAAGCTTCAAATGAAAATTTCTGCTGTACCCGCTTACGCCCCATCACACCCATACGTTCACGTAATGCATTATCCCTATATAATTGTAGCATTGCTGCGGCAAACTTTTGTGGCTGTTTCTCACACAAAAATCCAGTTGAGCTATTTACAATCGTCTCTGTGGGTCCACCACTATTTAATGCGACAACGGGCTTAGACATATACATACCTTCTAATGGGACAATGCCGAAATGCTCATTTTCTGGAGTATACAAAAGGCAGTCGGCCTTGTGTAGCAACATAAATTTCTCATCATCATTTGGAGAACGCAATAAAAGCACATTTTCCTGTAAACCTAGTTTGTCCACCAGTTGGCGTAACTCCTCGAAGTGCTCTACATTTTCATTTACACGCTCATCATAACCACCAGCTACTATTAAACGGCAGCGCCTCGCATCCGCAACAGGTAATGCATCTACGAGGAAGCGAAATGAGTGCAAAGCTAATGCATGATTTTTCTTTCTCTCAAATCGATTAATATCTAAATAAACGAATGCATTGCGTGGTAAATCCTCATAGCCACTTACAACGCTATATTGTacattttgttgttttgttgcgATCTTAGTTTGCATTGTATCGAAATATTGCGTATTCAAAGAAGGATATAATACATCAGGCACGATATTCAAACGTCGAAAGGTATCGCCAAAAATACGTAGTGTAAACTTGGAATTTACTAACGTTACATCGGCCATACCTACAGTAACTTCTTCCAAGTAATTGAGTGGTGCTCTGTACACACTTTTCAGATATCCTTCACGCATGCTTAACAATTGATCGGGAAAATGGCAGTAGAATATAATTTTTGGACGTCGTTTGGCAAGTCGCAATATCGGTACACCCACAGAGATTAAATCACAGAAGAAAACGTCAACTTTTTCAGGATGGGACAACACAAAAGAAGCATACAATGCGGCATACACCATGCGTAGATATGCACAAAAAGCATAGAAGCGTCCAAAAATTTTACGGGGTAACCAATCGCCAACAACTTGCACCCTCAAAGTGCCGTCTGCAGTTTCTTTGAAACAATGCGCTGGGTCATGATGATTGGTTAGAAAACTAACGTCATGTCCTCTTGTTTGCAATGCGAGCGCAGCATCAACAACCAATCGCTCTGCCCCACCGATTCCCAAATCAGGATGAATAAAGAGGATACGTACCATTTGAACTGCGTGTTTTGGATAAGCGCCAAAGTAAATTGATAAAAGTTATTG
The Eurosta solidaginis isolate ZX-2024a chromosome 5, ASM4086904v1, whole genome shotgun sequence DNA segment above includes these coding regions:
- the Alg2 gene encoding alpha-1,3/1,6-mannosyltransferase ALG2; this encodes MVRILFIHPDLGIGGAERLVVDAALALQTRGHDVSFLTNHHDPAHCFKETADGTLRVQVVGDWLPRKIFGRFYAFCAYLRMVYAALYASFVLSHPEKVDVFFCDLISVGVPILRLAKRRPKIIFYCHFPDQLLSMREGYLKSVYRAPLNYLEEVTVGMADVTLVNSKFTLRIFGDTFRRLNIVPDVLYPSLNTQYFDTMQTKIATKQQNVQYSVVSGYEDLPRNAFVYLDINRFERKKNHALALHSFRFLVDALPVADARRCRLIVAGGYDERVNENVEHFEELRQLVDKLGLQENVLLLRSPNDDEKFMLLHKADCLLYTPENEHFGIVPLEGMYMSKPVVALNSGGPTETIVNSSTGFLCEKQPQKFAAAMLQLYRDNALRERMGVMGRKRVQQKFSFEAFTDKLCNIVENIMKPTWTRESNKKKGE